A window of Ictidomys tridecemlineatus isolate mIctTri1 chromosome 15, mIctTri1.hap1, whole genome shotgun sequence contains these coding sequences:
- the Cdk10 gene encoding cyclin-dependent kinase 10 isoform X1: MAEPDPESEQIRLKCIRKEGFFTVPAEHRLGRCRSVKEFEKLNRIGEGTYGIVYRARDTQTDEIVALKKVRMDKEKDGIPISSLREITLLLRLRHPNIVELKEVVVGNHLESIFLVMGYCEQDLASLLENMPTPFSEAQVKCIVLQVLRGLQYLHRNFIIHRDLKVSNLLMTDKGCVKTADFGLARAYGVPVKPMTPKVVTLWYRAPELLLGTTTQTTSIDMWAVGCVLAELLAHKPLLPGTSEIHQIDLIVQLLGTPSENIWPGFSKLPLAGQYSLRKQPYNNLKHKFPWLSEAGLRLLNFLFMYDPKKRATAGDCLESSYFKEKPLPCEPELMPTFPHHRNKRAAPATAESQSKRCKP; the protein is encoded by the exons ATGGCGGAGCCGGACCCCGAGTCGGAGCAGATCCGTCTGAAGTGTATCCGTAAGGAAGGCTTCTTCACGGTGCCTGCGGAACACAGG CTGGGGCGATGCCGGAGCGTGAAGGAGTTTGAGAAGCTGAACCGCATTGGCGAGGGCACCTATGGCATTGTGT ATCGGGCCCGCGACACACAGACAGATGAGATCGTTGCGCTGAAGAAGGTGCGAATGGACAAGGAGAAGGATG GCATCCCCATCAGCAGCCTGCGGGAGATCACTCTGCTCCTGCGCCTTCGCCACCCAAACATTGTGGAGCTCAAGGAGGTGGTTGTCGGGAACCACCTGGAGAG CATCTTCCTGGTGATGGGCTATTGTGAACAGGACCTGGCCAGCCTCCTAGAGAATATGCCAACGCCCTTCTCTGAAGCTCAG GTCAAGTGCATTGTGCTGCAGGTGCTCCGGGGCCTCCAGTACCTTCACAGGAACTTCATCATTCACAG GGACCTGAAGGTGTCCAACCTGCTCATGACCGACAAGGGCTGTGTGAAGACAG CGGATTTTGGCCTGGCCCGGGCCTACGGTGTGCCAGTCAAGCCAATGACCCCCAAGGTGGTCACCCTCTG GTACCGTGCGCCTGAGCTGCTGCTGGGAACCACCACCCAGACCACCAGCATCGATATGTG GGCGGTGGGCTGCGTTCTAGCTGAGCTGTTGGCCCACAAGCCCCTTCTCCCAGGCACCTCTGAGATTCACCAGATTGACCTAATCGTGCAGCTGCTGGGGACACCCAGCGAAAACATCTGGCCG GGTTTCTCCAAGCTGCCCCTGGCTGGCCAGTACAGCCTGAGGAAACAGCCATACAACAACCTCAAGCACAAGTTCCCCTGGCTCTCCGAGGCTGGACTACGCCTGCTGAATTTCCTCTTCATGTATGACCCCAAGAAAAG GGCGACCGCGGGGGACTGCCTGGAGAGCTCCTACTTCAAGGAGAAGCCCCTGC CCTGTGAGCCGGAGCTCATGCCCACCTTCCCCCACCACCGAAATAAGCGAGCTGCCCCAGCCACTGCAGAGAGTCAGAGCAAGCGGTGTAAGCCCTGA
- the Cdk10 gene encoding cyclin-dependent kinase 10 isoform X3 — protein MAEPDPESEQIRLKCIRKEGFFTVPAEHRLGRCRSVKEFEKLNRIGEGTYGIVYRARDTQTDEIVALKKVRMDKEKDGIPISSLREITLLLRLRHPNIVELKEVVVGNHLESIFLVMGYCEQDLASLLENMPTPFSEAQVKCIVLQVLRGLQYLHRNFIIHRYRAPELLLGTTTQTTSIDMWAVGCVLAELLAHKPLLPGTSEIHQIDLIVQLLGTPSENIWPGFSKLPLAGQYSLRKQPYNNLKHKFPWLSEAGLRLLNFLFMYDPKKRATAGDCLESSYFKEKPLPCEPELMPTFPHHRNKRAAPATAESQSKRCKP, from the exons ATGGCGGAGCCGGACCCCGAGTCGGAGCAGATCCGTCTGAAGTGTATCCGTAAGGAAGGCTTCTTCACGGTGCCTGCGGAACACAGG CTGGGGCGATGCCGGAGCGTGAAGGAGTTTGAGAAGCTGAACCGCATTGGCGAGGGCACCTATGGCATTGTGT ATCGGGCCCGCGACACACAGACAGATGAGATCGTTGCGCTGAAGAAGGTGCGAATGGACAAGGAGAAGGATG GCATCCCCATCAGCAGCCTGCGGGAGATCACTCTGCTCCTGCGCCTTCGCCACCCAAACATTGTGGAGCTCAAGGAGGTGGTTGTCGGGAACCACCTGGAGAG CATCTTCCTGGTGATGGGCTATTGTGAACAGGACCTGGCCAGCCTCCTAGAGAATATGCCAACGCCCTTCTCTGAAGCTCAG GTCAAGTGCATTGTGCTGCAGGTGCTCCGGGGCCTCCAGTACCTTCACAGGAACTTCATCATTCACAG GTACCGTGCGCCTGAGCTGCTGCTGGGAACCACCACCCAGACCACCAGCATCGATATGTG GGCGGTGGGCTGCGTTCTAGCTGAGCTGTTGGCCCACAAGCCCCTTCTCCCAGGCACCTCTGAGATTCACCAGATTGACCTAATCGTGCAGCTGCTGGGGACACCCAGCGAAAACATCTGGCCG GGTTTCTCCAAGCTGCCCCTGGCTGGCCAGTACAGCCTGAGGAAACAGCCATACAACAACCTCAAGCACAAGTTCCCCTGGCTCTCCGAGGCTGGACTACGCCTGCTGAATTTCCTCTTCATGTATGACCCCAAGAAAAG GGCGACCGCGGGGGACTGCCTGGAGAGCTCCTACTTCAAGGAGAAGCCCCTGC CCTGTGAGCCGGAGCTCATGCCCACCTTCCCCCACCACCGAAATAAGCGAGCTGCCCCAGCCACTGCAGAGAGTCAGAGCAAGCGGTGTAAGCCCTGA
- the Cdk10 gene encoding cyclin-dependent kinase 10 isoform X2, translating to MPVLSCLPASRRHTGSTSLFQLGRCRSVKEFEKLNRIGEGTYGIVYRARDTQTDEIVALKKVRMDKEKDGIPISSLREITLLLRLRHPNIVELKEVVVGNHLESIFLVMGYCEQDLASLLENMPTPFSEAQVKCIVLQVLRGLQYLHRNFIIHRDLKVSNLLMTDKGCVKTADFGLARAYGVPVKPMTPKVVTLWYRAPELLLGTTTQTTSIDMWAVGCVLAELLAHKPLLPGTSEIHQIDLIVQLLGTPSENIWPGFSKLPLAGQYSLRKQPYNNLKHKFPWLSEAGLRLLNFLFMYDPKKRATAGDCLESSYFKEKPLPCEPELMPTFPHHRNKRAAPATAESQSKRCKP from the exons ATGCCTGTTCTCAGCTGTTTACCAGCTTCCAGGCGCCACACTGGCAGCACCTCTCTCTTTCAGCTGGGGCGATGCCGGAGCGTGAAGGAGTTTGAGAAGCTGAACCGCATTGGCGAGGGCACCTATGGCATTGTGT ATCGGGCCCGCGACACACAGACAGATGAGATCGTTGCGCTGAAGAAGGTGCGAATGGACAAGGAGAAGGATG GCATCCCCATCAGCAGCCTGCGGGAGATCACTCTGCTCCTGCGCCTTCGCCACCCAAACATTGTGGAGCTCAAGGAGGTGGTTGTCGGGAACCACCTGGAGAG CATCTTCCTGGTGATGGGCTATTGTGAACAGGACCTGGCCAGCCTCCTAGAGAATATGCCAACGCCCTTCTCTGAAGCTCAG GTCAAGTGCATTGTGCTGCAGGTGCTCCGGGGCCTCCAGTACCTTCACAGGAACTTCATCATTCACAG GGACCTGAAGGTGTCCAACCTGCTCATGACCGACAAGGGCTGTGTGAAGACAG CGGATTTTGGCCTGGCCCGGGCCTACGGTGTGCCAGTCAAGCCAATGACCCCCAAGGTGGTCACCCTCTG GTACCGTGCGCCTGAGCTGCTGCTGGGAACCACCACCCAGACCACCAGCATCGATATGTG GGCGGTGGGCTGCGTTCTAGCTGAGCTGTTGGCCCACAAGCCCCTTCTCCCAGGCACCTCTGAGATTCACCAGATTGACCTAATCGTGCAGCTGCTGGGGACACCCAGCGAAAACATCTGGCCG GGTTTCTCCAAGCTGCCCCTGGCTGGCCAGTACAGCCTGAGGAAACAGCCATACAACAACCTCAAGCACAAGTTCCCCTGGCTCTCCGAGGCTGGACTACGCCTGCTGAATTTCCTCTTCATGTATGACCCCAAGAAAAG GGCGACCGCGGGGGACTGCCTGGAGAGCTCCTACTTCAAGGAGAAGCCCCTGC CCTGTGAGCCGGAGCTCATGCCCACCTTCCCCCACCACCGAAATAAGCGAGCTGCCCCAGCCACTGCAGAGAGTCAGAGCAAGCGGTGTAAGCCCTGA
- the Cdk10 gene encoding cyclin-dependent kinase 10 isoform X4 yields the protein MDKEKDGIPISSLREITLLLRLRHPNIVELKEVVVGNHLESIFLVMGYCEQDLASLLENMPTPFSEAQVKCIVLQVLRGLQYLHRNFIIHRDLKVSNLLMTDKGCVKTADFGLARAYGVPVKPMTPKVVTLWYRAPELLLGTTTQTTSIDMWAVGCVLAELLAHKPLLPGTSEIHQIDLIVQLLGTPSENIWPGFSKLPLAGQYSLRKQPYNNLKHKFPWLSEAGLRLLNFLFMYDPKKRATAGDCLESSYFKEKPLPCEPELMPTFPHHRNKRAAPATAESQSKRCKP from the exons ATGGACAAGGAGAAGGATG GCATCCCCATCAGCAGCCTGCGGGAGATCACTCTGCTCCTGCGCCTTCGCCACCCAAACATTGTGGAGCTCAAGGAGGTGGTTGTCGGGAACCACCTGGAGAG CATCTTCCTGGTGATGGGCTATTGTGAACAGGACCTGGCCAGCCTCCTAGAGAATATGCCAACGCCCTTCTCTGAAGCTCAG GTCAAGTGCATTGTGCTGCAGGTGCTCCGGGGCCTCCAGTACCTTCACAGGAACTTCATCATTCACAG GGACCTGAAGGTGTCCAACCTGCTCATGACCGACAAGGGCTGTGTGAAGACAG CGGATTTTGGCCTGGCCCGGGCCTACGGTGTGCCAGTCAAGCCAATGACCCCCAAGGTGGTCACCCTCTG GTACCGTGCGCCTGAGCTGCTGCTGGGAACCACCACCCAGACCACCAGCATCGATATGTG GGCGGTGGGCTGCGTTCTAGCTGAGCTGTTGGCCCACAAGCCCCTTCTCCCAGGCACCTCTGAGATTCACCAGATTGACCTAATCGTGCAGCTGCTGGGGACACCCAGCGAAAACATCTGGCCG GGTTTCTCCAAGCTGCCCCTGGCTGGCCAGTACAGCCTGAGGAAACAGCCATACAACAACCTCAAGCACAAGTTCCCCTGGCTCTCCGAGGCTGGACTACGCCTGCTGAATTTCCTCTTCATGTATGACCCCAAGAAAAG GGCGACCGCGGGGGACTGCCTGGAGAGCTCCTACTTCAAGGAGAAGCCCCTGC CCTGTGAGCCGGAGCTCATGCCCACCTTCCCCCACCACCGAAATAAGCGAGCTGCCCCAGCCACTGCAGAGAGTCAGAGCAAGCGGTGTAAGCCCTGA
- the Spata2l gene encoding spermatogenesis-associated protein 2-like protein isoform X2 has protein sequence MGSSSLSEDYRLCLERELRRGRAGVCGDPSLRAVLWQILVEDFDLHGALQDDALALLTDGLWGRADLAPALRGLARAFELLELAAVHLYLLPWRKEFTTIKTFSGGYVHVLKGVLSEELLIQSFQKMGYVRRDSHRLMVTALPPACQLVQVALGCFALRLECEILGEVLTQLGTSVLPAEELLRARRASGDVASCVAWLQQRLAQDEEPPPLPPRGAPAAYGAPLDLYRDLQEDEGSEEASLYGEPSPGADSPPVELAYRPPLWEQSAKLWGPGGGAWEPPAEELPRASSPPYGALEEELEPEPSAFSFLSLRHELSRPGDLAAPEGPGSPGRASPRHVRAEGASAFAPVPEPLSYQAHSCLAPGALPTLCCDTCHQLHAAHCTALSACRPSHSLRALLSEAQRRLWLQRAQVDTLLYDSPGARP, from the exons ATGGGCAGCAGCTCGCTGTCCGAGGACTACCGCCTGTGCTTGGAGCGCGAGCTGCGGCGGGGCCGCGCGGGCGTGTGCGGAGACCCTTCGTTGCGCGCAGTGCTCTGGCAGATCCTGGTGGAGGACTTCGACTTGCACGGGGCGCTGCAGGACGACGCGCTGGCGCTGCTCACCGACGGCCTGTGGGGCCGCGCCGACCTGGCGCCCGCGCTCCGCGGCCTGGCACGGGCCTTCGAGCTGCTGGAGCTAGCGGCCGTACACCTGTACCTGCTGCCCTGGAGGAAGGAGTTCACCACCATCAAG ACCTTCTCGGGGGGCTACGTGCATGTGCTGAAGGGTGTGCTCTCCGAGGAGCTCCTCATCCAGAGCTTCCAGAAGATGGGCTACGTGCGCAGGGACAGCCACCGCCTGATGGTGACCGCTCTGCCCCCTGCCTGCCAGCTGGTGCAGGTAGCCCTGGGCTGCTTCGCCCTCCGGCTGGAGTGTGAGATCCTGGGTGAGGTGCTGACCCAGCTGGGCACCAGTGTGCTGCCAGCAGAAGAGCTGCTGAGGGCCCGGCGGGCCAGTGGGGATGTGGCCTCCTGCGTGGCCTGGCTGCAGCAGCGGCTGGCCCAGGACGAGGAGCCACCACCTCTGCCTCCCCGGGGCGCTCCTGCTGCTTACGGGGCCCCGCTGGACCTGTACCGGGACCTTCAGGAAGACGAGGGCTCGGAGGAGGCCAGCCTCTACGGGGAGCCCTCGCCGGGTGCAGACTCGCCCCCTGTGGAACTGGCCTATAGGCCGCCACTCTGGGAGCAGAGTGCCAAACTGTGGGGCCCTGGGGGTGGGGCCTGGGAGCCCCCAGCAGAGGAGCTGCCTCGAGCCAGCAGCCCCCCCTATGGGGCcttggaggaggagctggagcctgagccctctgccttctctttcctttcactGCGCCATGAGCTGAGCCGACCTGGGGACCTGGCTGCTCCTGAAGGCCCTGGGAGCCCAGGGAGGGCCAGTCCTCGACATGTGCGGGCAGAGGGGGCCTCAGCCTTCGCGCCTGTCCCTGAGCCCTTGAGCTACCAGGCACACAGCTGTCTAGCCCCCGGTGCCCTGCCCACCCTTTGCTGTGACACTTGCCACCAGCTACACGCTGCCCACTGCACAGCCCTATCAGCCTGCCGCCCCAGCCACTCACTGCGGGCACTGCTCAGCGAGGCCCAGAGGCGCCTGTGGCTGCAGCGTGCACAGGTGGACACCCTGCTGTACGACAGCCCAGGGGCCCGCCCCTAG
- the Spata2l gene encoding spermatogenesis-associated protein 2-like protein isoform X1, with product MPDAHRRQGEAVELEAVRRRCAGERSAGGDEVCRMGSSSLSEDYRLCLERELRRGRAGVCGDPSLRAVLWQILVEDFDLHGALQDDALALLTDGLWGRADLAPALRGLARAFELLELAAVHLYLLPWRKEFTTIKTFSGGYVHVLKGVLSEELLIQSFQKMGYVRRDSHRLMVTALPPACQLVQVALGCFALRLECEILGEVLTQLGTSVLPAEELLRARRASGDVASCVAWLQQRLAQDEEPPPLPPRGAPAAYGAPLDLYRDLQEDEGSEEASLYGEPSPGADSPPVELAYRPPLWEQSAKLWGPGGGAWEPPAEELPRASSPPYGALEEELEPEPSAFSFLSLRHELSRPGDLAAPEGPGSPGRASPRHVRAEGASAFAPVPEPLSYQAHSCLAPGALPTLCCDTCHQLHAAHCTALSACRPSHSLRALLSEAQRRLWLQRAQVDTLLYDSPGARP from the exons ATGCCGGACGCGCACCGCCGGCAGGGCGAGGCTGTAGAGCTGGAGGCTGTCCGCAGGCGCTGTGCGGGGGAGCGCTCAGCTGGTGGGGACGAGGTCTGCAG GATGGGCAGCAGCTCGCTGTCCGAGGACTACCGCCTGTGCTTGGAGCGCGAGCTGCGGCGGGGCCGCGCGGGCGTGTGCGGAGACCCTTCGTTGCGCGCAGTGCTCTGGCAGATCCTGGTGGAGGACTTCGACTTGCACGGGGCGCTGCAGGACGACGCGCTGGCGCTGCTCACCGACGGCCTGTGGGGCCGCGCCGACCTGGCGCCCGCGCTCCGCGGCCTGGCACGGGCCTTCGAGCTGCTGGAGCTAGCGGCCGTACACCTGTACCTGCTGCCCTGGAGGAAGGAGTTCACCACCATCAAG ACCTTCTCGGGGGGCTACGTGCATGTGCTGAAGGGTGTGCTCTCCGAGGAGCTCCTCATCCAGAGCTTCCAGAAGATGGGCTACGTGCGCAGGGACAGCCACCGCCTGATGGTGACCGCTCTGCCCCCTGCCTGCCAGCTGGTGCAGGTAGCCCTGGGCTGCTTCGCCCTCCGGCTGGAGTGTGAGATCCTGGGTGAGGTGCTGACCCAGCTGGGCACCAGTGTGCTGCCAGCAGAAGAGCTGCTGAGGGCCCGGCGGGCCAGTGGGGATGTGGCCTCCTGCGTGGCCTGGCTGCAGCAGCGGCTGGCCCAGGACGAGGAGCCACCACCTCTGCCTCCCCGGGGCGCTCCTGCTGCTTACGGGGCCCCGCTGGACCTGTACCGGGACCTTCAGGAAGACGAGGGCTCGGAGGAGGCCAGCCTCTACGGGGAGCCCTCGCCGGGTGCAGACTCGCCCCCTGTGGAACTGGCCTATAGGCCGCCACTCTGGGAGCAGAGTGCCAAACTGTGGGGCCCTGGGGGTGGGGCCTGGGAGCCCCCAGCAGAGGAGCTGCCTCGAGCCAGCAGCCCCCCCTATGGGGCcttggaggaggagctggagcctgagccctctgccttctctttcctttcactGCGCCATGAGCTGAGCCGACCTGGGGACCTGGCTGCTCCTGAAGGCCCTGGGAGCCCAGGGAGGGCCAGTCCTCGACATGTGCGGGCAGAGGGGGCCTCAGCCTTCGCGCCTGTCCCTGAGCCCTTGAGCTACCAGGCACACAGCTGTCTAGCCCCCGGTGCCCTGCCCACCCTTTGCTGTGACACTTGCCACCAGCTACACGCTGCCCACTGCACAGCCCTATCAGCCTGCCGCCCCAGCCACTCACTGCGGGCACTGCTCAGCGAGGCCCAGAGGCGCCTGTGGCTGCAGCGTGCACAGGTGGACACCCTGCTGTACGACAGCCCAGGGGCCCGCCCCTAG